A DNA window from Pungitius pungitius chromosome 1, fPunPun2.1, whole genome shotgun sequence contains the following coding sequences:
- the tuba5 gene encoding LOW QUALITY PROTEIN: tubulin alpha 5 (The sequence of the model RefSeq protein was modified relative to this genomic sequence to represent the inferred CDS: deleted 3 bases in 3 codons): MAVLVDDLTGPASLCFDGALDDDLMELMDLVHFPRIHFPLSPYSPIISAEKANHEQLTVTEITSGRFEPSNQMVECDPRHGKYAACRLLYRDDVVPKDVNAAITKTRLSMQFVAWCPTGFKVGINYQPPTVVPGGDLAKVQRAVCMLSNTTAIAEAWARLDHKFDLMYAKRAFVHWYVGEGMEEGEFSEAREDMAALEKDYEELGRLSPESENDDEGQPY; this comes from the exons ATGGCGGTGCTTGTTGACGACCTAAC AGGCCCGGCCTCCCTTTGTTTTGACGGT GCCCTCGACGACGACCTGATGGAGTTGATGGACCTGGTCCACTTTCCCCGCATCCATTTCCCTCTG TCCCCTTACTCGCCCATCATCTCTGCTGAGAAGGCTAACCACGAGCAGCTGACGGTGACCGAGATCACCAGTGGCCGCTTCGAGCCGTCCAATCAGATGGTCGAGTGTGACCCT CGTCACGGCAAGTACGCGGCGTGCCGCCTGCTGTACCGAGATGATGTCGTCCCTAAGGATGTAAACGCTGCCATCACTAAAACCAGACTTTCCATGCAGTTTGTCGCTTGGTGCCCGACTGGCTTTAAG GTGGGCATCAACTACCAGCCTCCCACTGTGGTTCCTGGTGGAGATCTGGCCAAGGTCCAGAGGGCCGTGTGCATGCTGAGCAACACCACTGCTATTGCAGAGGCCTGGGCTCGGCTTGACCACAAGTTTGACCTGATGTACGCCAAGCGGGCCTTTGTTCACTGGTACGTGGGAGAGGgaatggaggagggagagttcTCTGAGGCCAGAGAGGACATGGCAGCCCTGGAGAAGGATTACGAGGAACTGGGCAGATTGAGCCCCGAATCTGAAAATGACGACGAAGGCCAACCATACTGA